The segment CGTAATATAAAATTCCAGTGTATACGCAGTATAAAGCAAAACCAATAGTGATTATGTTTCTTTCGTGTGCATTTCTGAATAACATGGGTTTGAAATAAACAATTAAATTTTCCTGCTCATGAGATATTTCCAGGATGCTACGGTACAAAAATATATTTTATTGTATGTATTTTACCCATAACCCTTAAAAATACCAGAAAATTAATATCACACAACTTTAAATTATCGTGGTCTCAAAACAAAATTTCACGCAGCATAGTTGGTTTTAATAAGAAAACAGGATTCCCCATACAGAAAAAGTGACATTTTGTTTTATTATTACCAATATTATCGCCTATTCCTCTGAATTTTAAATACTACAAAATGAGTAAATCCTTTCGGGTGTATCTGAAAGTGTGTATATCATTTGGCAGCAATTTATTTTTAAAAATAAATTGCCAGGTAAAAAAGTGGGCTGCACAGAGGCTGGAAGGATGGCTAAAGAATAACAATACAGAAAAAAATATGATGGCGTTAAAGTAATTCTTCCTTTTCAGACCGTGGTGTGCGCATCATGAGGTTGCTTACCGCCTCAAGGGGGCTCTTATTGGTAAAAAGCACATTATAAATCTCTTTTGTGATGGGCATTTCCACGTTGTATTTACCGGAGAGTGTCATAACCGATTTTGTGGTCCAGACACCTTCTGCGATTTGTTCCATATTTTCTAAAATTTCCCGGAGTTTTTTCCCTTTTCCGATTTGTTCGCCCACCCAGCGATTCCGCCCGTAAGGGCTGATGCAGGTAGTTATTAAGTCCCCCAATCCGGTAAGTCCGGAAAAGGTACTTCTTTGTGCCCCCATAGCAATACCCAGGCGGCTAATTTCTGCTAACCCGCGGGTTATGAGGGCGGCTTTTGAATTATCACCAAATTGTAAGCCTTCACATATTCCCGATGCTATGGCAATAACATTTTTCATTGCAGCGCCTAATTCAACACCTATCATATCAGGGTTTGTATAAACCCTGAATCTTTCCGTAGTAAAGGTTTGCTGAATACGCTGAGACAAATGAGCATCGTCCGACGATGCTACAATGGTAGTCGGCAATCCCCGAGTGACCTCCTCCGCATGGCTTGGACCAAGCAGTAAAGCAACAGGTTGTTTTCCCAGGACACTGGTAATAATCTCGCTCGGCCTCATGAGGGTTTCGTTTTCAATCCCTTTGGTAACACTGACGATGGGTGTTCCCGGGATAAATACATCCTTCAATTTTGTAAGCACAGAACGCAGGTAGGGGGTAGGGGTTGCAGAAATGATGAGTTGGGCATTCATTATATTGCGGGAGATATCGGAGGTGATGAGGATCCCGGAAGGAATCGGGGTTCCTTTCAGGAACTTCACGTTTTCTCTTTTCTCTTTCAGGATTTGCGTGTAGGCTGCATGAGCGCCCCAGAGGGTAATCTCATATCCCTTCTTATGTAACAGGATTGCGAGCGCAGTCCCCCATCCTCCGTTGCCGATAACGGTTATTCTTTTTCCAGGTGATTCTGAGGTCATTTT is part of the Candidatus Jettenia sp. AMX2 genome and harbors:
- a CDS encoding NAD(P)H-dependent glycerol-3-phosphate dehydrogenase; amino-acid sequence: MTSESPGKRITVIGNGGWGTALAILLHKKGYEITLWGAHAAYTQILKEKRENVKFLKGTPIPSGILITSDISRNIMNAQLIISATPTPYLRSVLTKLKDVFIPGTPIVSVTKGIENETLMRPSEIITSVLGKQPVALLLGPSHAEEVTRGLPTTIVASSDDAHLSQRIQQTFTTERFRVYTNPDMIGVELGAAMKNVIAIASGICEGLQFGDNSKAALITRGLAEISRLGIAMGAQRSTFSGLTGLGDLITTCISPYGRNRWVGEQIGKGKKLREILENMEQIAEGVWTTKSVMTLSGKYNVEMPITKEIYNVLFTNKSPLEAVSNLMMRTPRSEKEELL